The genome window ATCAATGCTAGCTCAATAATTaataaatagccaggcacagtggctcacacttgtcctcacagctactcaggaggctgatgccagagaatcacttgagcccaggagttggaggccagcctgggcaaggcagcaagaccctgtctcttaaatatataaacaaacaataaTACATTAATTACCATCCAGCTCAACTTTGCATTTCCCTCCCCTTCTATGGCACCTGCTGGCATATCCTTCTCCTAATTTCAACAAACTTCCACAAATCTCAAGCATTTCAATCCTCTCTGTGTGGTTTCACTACTTCCCAAGAGCTCTCTATCACCCTGAGCACCCTGGGGGCCTGCCCACACTGTCTACCCTCTGCAGATCCCAGCCACGGTACTCCTGCCACCACTTGCCTAGCCACCCCTTTTCCAGCCACAGGAGCTAGGGACTTTCAGTTCTCTTAAGGAATTGAGCCTTGGTCGGTGACCAAAATATCACTCCCTACCCCAGCCAGTAAAGCACCCAACATCCCGGTGGACACCAACCTGACCCTCCTTTGACCTTCAACCTCACACTAGTCACAGCCCCAGCCCAGAGCCAGCATCTCAAAGCCACCCTGATGACTGAACCCACATATGTGGACCCTCAAGGTTTCTCTCTGATCCCCTGCCCACCCACCAGTCTCAGCACTGGGGGGAGAGAGTGGTGGTCGACAGAACTTCCCTCACATCTGAGCTGCCCAACCCAAGATGAAACTGACCTTCCCCATAACACAATGAGGGTTTTTCAAATACTTTCACAATCATCCCTTAAGCTTTAACCAAATCTACCTGAAGGATACAAATACTTGTGTGCTCCTACCTGTGCAGACTCTGGGGAAAGATACAATTGGTGACAGAGGTGGCCTCCTGGGAGGGTGACAGACTTCCTTCTCCCTGGAGATTCtcttgtatttttgctttttactctggaatgtatttttgctttttactctGCTTTTTTGTCTCtcctcttcaaaaaaataaatattatcctAGACAGTACACATAAAAGAGGGACTTACCactgattttttctctttttcccgtTCTTTAtctacaaaagaaaggaaatcagttttTAAACTCACTTTCAAATAACTCTCCTCTGCCCTAATTTGCTACATGACCACAAAAACACTAATTTTTATGCTCACTCCCTggcctaaaaatattttccattttgggCGCCCTCCAAGGTTGGAGGCGCGCACCACCGTCTCGCCGATGTGCCACTCTGGGCTGCGGCTGCGTGGGTCCCCAGTGTGCTCGAGTTCTTTCACTTACTACGTTGTACTTTGTATTTTCCACGTTATCTATTTAGATCCTCACAGACTGGGTATTAAGCAAGTGGAAAGACAGAGCAGCCTCCACTCGCGGTGCACGGGGAACAGTGGGCCGCGGGCGTGGGTTTGAGGCGTGGGTTTGTCTGGGACGCAGGTGTTCCTCTAGGCCCACGGCGGGCATCGCTACCCATCCGCCCCACAAGAGGTTCTCTCAACAGCCATATGGCGGACACCAGAACCCGGGTGTAAGAGTGACCCGTTTCTGAGTGGGTCCCCACTCCCGGGGAGGGCAGGAGAGCGCCGGGGCGTAACCTCCCTCCCCTACGCTGGCACCAGAGTGTGAGGAGAATCGGCTTAGGGCAGCTCCCAGTCCCCATCGCCCCTAAGGTCGAAAGAATCGGGCCAGGAAATGGGTCGGGGGACCCGAGTTTGGGCTGCTCTTTAACGCCTCTCTTCCCATCCCAGAACAAGAGCCGGGCGCAAAACCCCATCGCCTCCCGCGCTCGCTGCGGTCTAGCGCCCGGGTAACTGCCGATGGCCGCTCCCGCCCCCGCCGCAGCCGAGCAGGAAAACCCGCGCCTCGGAGGAGGCGCTTCGGGCTCGGGTGGGTTCCGGGAGCCCAGGGGCCGGGAGTAGGTGGGCTCATAGGGGCTCCTGGGAGGCGGGACCAAGACGCGCGTTACCCGAAGGCCAGGCCCCGCGCTGCACCCTCCGCGACCCGGGGCCTGAGGCCGGGCTCCCGGGGCTTCCCGGCCCAAAGCAGCGCAGCGCCAGGGCGGCCCAGCCCCGCAGCGGCCGCAGCAGCATAGCTGGGCGAGCGGATCCAGAGGCCCTGGAGAGTTGATCCAGAGTCCCGGGCTTCCTTCCTGTGAGAGTCGGCGGGGGCTACTTCTCGTCCAGCCCTTGCGCGCCGCCTGGATCCCGGCGCCTGGCCCTTAAAGAGACCCGGTCGCATTTCATCTTCTCAGGGAGAGGAGAAATACTCGAAGGGAGAGGTTCGCCGCTGGCAGCCAGAAACCTTCCCACTGCTAGGACGCTGGCAGAACGCACCCATAACTTGGCAACACTGGGAGGTTGGATGGCACATAATACCAGTGACTGATGGGTTGATTAATGATTTCTTATTACTTAATTGAACACCTTCTGTAATCAGACTCCTGGCACACACTCGTCACTTATTCCTCCCAACAACCCTGCATATAGATATTGTCTCTCCCATTCTCCGAGCTTGTCCTCAGAGAATTAGGTAACTTGTTCAAATGGTCAGAAGCAATAGATATAACTCCTTGCTCTACTCTTTCCCcccttctcactactgcacttgcCTAGTCTTTTTACAAAGTAAATTTTTtggcccaggcgcggtggctcacacctgtaatcccagcactttgggaggccgaggaaggcggatcacctgaggccagaagttcgagaccagccttggccaacatggcgaaaccccatctctactaaaaatgcaaaaagtagctgggtgtggcggggggcacctgtaatcccagctactcaggaggctgaggcaggaaaatcgcttgaacctgggaagcagagattgcagtgagctgagattgctgcactgcactccagcctgagcaacagagggacaCTTCGTTCCCCCtgcgaaaaaaaaaaatatatatatatatatatttttaatgatcagaagcggctgggcgcagtggctcaggtctgtaatcccagcactttgggaggccgaggagggcggatcacttgacgtcatgagttcaagaccagcttgaccaatatggcgaaagtgtctctactaaaaatacaaaaattagccaggcgtggtggcgcacgcctgtaatcccagctacttaggaggctgaggcacgagaatcacttgagtctgggaggcggaggttgcagtgaactgagatgtgccactgcaatccagcctgggtgacagagactacgtctcaaaaaaaaaaaaaaatcagcagcattcATTAAGGGGTGAAGCTAGAATTCCAGCCCATTTCTCTTGCTTGGCAGCTGGAGCTGTTTCCTCTAAACTTTAAGAGTTCCAGCGTCTAGACTCGAAACGTACTAGATCCCTCCAGAGGACGCAACCAAATATTCCAACTGGACAGACAAGTAGGGGCTAGGAAGGAAGCATGTGAATTCCATTATACTCAGCAAAAATTCAGCCCAGATGTGGAGTCACAGTGTATTAGAATTCAACAGGCCCAGGTCCAGTAATCAGAGCTGTTGCCAGTCTTGACTCTGAAGGGTCCAGTGCTTGCGTGGAGGGGTTTCTCACCTCTCCCGGGAGGGCACGATACTGGCAGTCACCTCTAGGCAGGGAGAAGGAAGTCATTTGCCTCTAGATCTGTTGCCTCATCTTGTGCTTCCTGCATATCTGCCACACACCTAGCAAGTGTGCTCTCCGTAAATAAACTTCAGGATTAAGGCCATTTTTGTGAGTGATTTGTGATGAAGCTGTTGGAGGTAACTGCTCATCAGATTTAAAGGAATGAAATggactgaggctgaggtgggctgaatCCAAACAGATCTGAATGAACTAGGGTGATGGCCGAATTATCCAAGATAGAATTTAAATCACATAAGAGGAGAGACATATACTTCCCATCCCTAAAAAGGAATGCTCCAAGAGGGTGGCTTCATGGGAGCACTTGAGAAAGCATGAAGTATCTGAAGGGACTCAGGCTGTTCCACGGAAGAACGAGTACAAGTGGGacgcaaaagtaaaaatatgcaGAACAAGTCCAGACTGTGATGCCCTGGGGGCTTGGATAGGACCTGAGGCTGCACACATTCTGCACCAACTATGTGCCAGAACCTGGACCCTGCAGGGAGAGCAGCAGACCAGTCCCTGCTTTCgtagaatttgtatttttatgataTATGTCAGCTAGCAATAAATGCTGAGAAGTGATGGTGGCTGCTCTACACGGGATGACCAAGGGAGATCCCCTTTAAGGAGGTGATATTCACGATGCCCAAGGTGTTGGGAGATGGGACCGCCATTTCTagacctccctccctctcctctgctcCCAACCCTGAGAGGGCTTCCCGACAGGAAGACTCCTCAGGAAAGCTGGAGGGCTGCCGTCATTAATGCCAGGCCAGAACAGGGCGGGCTAACAGGGCGCTAGCCGGCCTGCCCACCTCCAGGTCCGCTAACGTACGCCCAGCTCTAGGTCCGCTAATGTACTACGCAACAACTAAAATACAGGGCGAGCCAGAGCGGCCGGCTCAGAGATGCCGTGGGGGCGCATGCGCAAGACCGACCGCGGCGCCGTGCGCATGCGCGCGGGAGAGCGGGAAGTCCAGCTGGGCGAGAAGTCTAGGAGGGCGGTGCTCGGCCGCGGCGGCGGTTGCTGTAGCTGCGCAGAAACTACTCGGGCAGCGTGCTGAGAAGAGTTGAGGAGAACTGCGGCTGCTCGGTCTGCAGGGGCGATGGATAACGTGCAGCCGAAAATAAAACATCGCCCCTTCTGCTTCAGTGTGAAAGGACACGTGAAGATGCTGCGGCTGGTGAGGCCCCGCCGCGGAGGGCGGGAGGCTGTTGAAGCTGCTCGGGGGCGGGAGATGTGGGTATGAAGTGCACAGCTGAACGCCCTGTTTGCTTTTCAACCTCGCTTTGATCAAGATTGAAAGGCAAGGCACGGCTTCGtgagggaagaaggagagagataCGGCACCGTCCTCCCTCCCCTTAGGAGGGTTTAGGGACGCACATTCATGAAAACCAGAGAGGGCGGGGCGccgtggcgcacacctgtggtcccagtactttgggaggccaggacgggaggatcgcttgagcccaggatttcgaggctgcagtgaaccttgatcgcaccactgcacacaagcctaggcgacagagagatcctgtctctttaaaaacaaaaccaaaaacaaaacaaaacaaaaccttttttttaaaattaaaaggtaCCAGGCGAGACAGCTGCAGTTACACCTCTCAGAAGCCCACaagatttgaaaggaaaaaaaaagcctcaggGGTTTCGGTAAATGTTATGTGGACTTCTATAAGACAAACGTTTGATGTGATTGAGTTCAAGGCTGATACAGCCCAGAACCAGGACAGAGAGAACTGCTCGTTTCTAGCAGCAGACTTCCTACCGGGAGCACTGCAGTCGCTTCTGAACAGTTTGGAGAAAGTTGATCATTTGGAGAGAAGTGGCCTAGCTAGTTAGAGAAGTGGAAACTGTCCTCGTTGAAGGAATCTATCCTAGAAACTCATCATTGAAGTAATTCACAGAGAAACcttaaagggaaggaaaaaataaagtgttttaagTTTTAAAGAGTTGACATGGGAGaggcaaaatggagataattcaAAGTTACAAGGAAAACATTTCCAATTAATGTGAGGAGGAATCTTATATTGGGAGATCTCCCAAAACTAAATGGCCACTTGGGAAGGCAGTGCATTCCCAGACAAAAGTACCAGGCATAGGTGAGCACTTGGTGAGGATGTTATAAAGGAGACTCAAACTGAAGGTGAGTGGGTTGAACAAAGTGCATATAAGATCCTTCCCACACCAAAAGTCTGTGATTGTGAGAAGTAGCTTTCATATCGTGTAAGTTGAGATACATAAGAGATTTAGAAAACAACTCTGGAGtcgagggaaggagagagaacttTTGATTGGGAGTAAATACTCAGGACAAAAGTGACGAGAAGGTCTGGGATCTTGAacactgaaaaaggaaacatcttgaaCACTGAAGGGGGAACCATGTTCTGTGAGAATGGTTAGTTTTTGACATATTAATTTCCTCAACAAACCATTTGAATACTTAATATGGTCCAAACTCTGGGCTAGGAGCTGGAACAGCAAAGACAAACCAGGACAAAAATCCCTGACTCATGGAGTTCTTCAGTTTAGTTATGAGACAGACACATGAGCAGATAGTTAAGATACGTGATAAGGTGGAGATAGAACACAGAAGTGAGGCATCTAACTAAGGAGATAGGTGTCAGAAAAAAACTCTTCCTAGAGCAATCTAGGGTTGGATCTAAGAGCCACCTGACTAAAGGCATGGAGGCAAAAAATAGCACAATTGCTGCagagaaatataagaagttgAGTGttacttcatttattcaaataatctGTGTAATGCatgtcatgtgccaggcactgttccagccTCTTGAAAAATACTAGTGAACAAAATACAAAGAGCCCTGCCCTCGTGGAGTACACATATTGGGATGGGAGGGCAGAGGAGGCAAACACAATAAATTTTAGTATTCTAGAAGGTGGTATGTGCAGTGGaacaagagaaaagtaaaagccAGGTAAGGGAGTTTGTAAGGCCGGGAGGGAGTTGCAGAGAAAAGTTGCAATAATGAATAGAATTCTAGACTTTGTTGAGATGACATCTGATCAAAGATGTGACTGAGATGAGGGAGTTCGCTATGAGAATACCTGGAACAAGAGTGTTTGAAGCAGAGAAAATCCAGTGCGGTGTGGCCTTATGGCAGGAATGTGCGGGAAGGCATCAAGAAAGAGCAAGGAAACCAGCGTAACTGGACTGGGGTGAGTGAGTGAAGATGAGGAAGGTTTTAAGTAAAGTATATGATctaacttatatttttaaagtatactaggccaggcccagtggctcaccctgtaatcccagcactttgggaggccaaggcaggcagatcatttgaagttaggagttccagcagcctgaccaacatggtgaaaccccatctctactaaaaatacaaaaaaaaaaaaaaaaaattagccaggcgtggtggcgcatgcctgtaatctcagctactcaggaggctgaggcaggggagtcactggaacctgggagacagaggttgaggTAAGCCaaaatcaccccactgcactccagcctgggtgacagagtgagactccctctcaaaaacaaacaaacaaaaaacaaaatactagctgCTATGTTAACAGTAGATTCGTAGGGAAGGACAGAAGGGGATTGCTGCAGGGGCAAAGGTAGAACCAAAGAGACCAATTGTAATAATCTGGGCAAGAGATGATGATGGTGGCTGGTGGTAGCAGAGCAGGTAATAAGTGGTCACATTtggaatataatattttaaaagtagcacCAACAAGATTTGCTGATGAGCCAGATGTGGGGTAAACAAAAGAGGAGTCCAAGACAGCTTCTAAAGTTTTTGGTTTAAGCAACTGGAAGGATGAGTCGCCATCCACTGAGATGAGACAGCCTATTGATGAAGCAAATGTGAAAAGAGGATCAGGAGTTTGATTCATGTGGATAAATTGTGAAGTAAGTCTTTTCTCAAGAAGTAGACAGGAGCCAAATTGTGGAAGATCTTGAAAACATAGTGAGAAGCAGGCTCTATTCTAAAGACCCTGGAGAGCCACTGAAGAATTTTGAATAGATGAAGAAATCCGTAAACAAACTTGCATGTTAGAAATTCCGTCATGATAGTTCATGGAAAAGATGCTGACGGCATTCGTTGTAAGGATGAAGAGGAGGGAGTGCCCAAAATGTTTAGGCATTAAGTGAGCAGGACCTGATTATTGATCAGTTGGGGAATGGGTAAGAACAGTGATCTTAGGTTCCTGGCATGGGTGATGAGGTAGATTGTGGTACCACCAGTTGAGGTTGTGAATCCAGGAGGAAGGGGCAGGATTTCAGCTTTAGACATGGTGAACTGAGATTCCTGTAGGTTATCCAGATAGGGATTCTAAATGGCTACTTAGGTGTGAAATGTGGGGAATGGACCTGGGTTAGAGACCCAGACTCTTTGAGTGGAATGAGAATGACAGCATTTTACAGGGGTGAATAAAATGAGAGGAACCCACCAAGAGAGAACAGTAGCAGAGGTTTAAAATCTCGGAGAAGTGACACGGGaaccaaaagaaaacagtagTAGGGGAAGAACAGCCAATGGCAATAACATCATAGGGGTCCACTAGGATAAGGAATGAAAAATGTTGATTATAAAACAGCAACTGAAAgtactggaaaaagaaaaaaacattcattAAATTTAGTATTTCTGAAATCACTGATGTTAGCAAAGGCAATATCCATAGAGTGGTAATGTCTGAGATACTATTAGTGagatatttaaaagataactgGAAACAAAGGCCAGGAGCTTAGGAAAGATGTAAGAGCTGTAAATATAAATCACAGGAGGACCCAGTTTGACAGAAACCATAGAAAGTTTTAAGGAAATGGAGTAATCACCAGTGCAAATTACCATGATGCAGAAAGGTTACAGAGGATAGGGACTGAAAAAGTGACCCTTCATTTCATAATCTGTGGGCTGAAGACCTTGGTCCAGCAGAGTAATTGGAGTAGTTGGAGATGATGTGTTGCTAAtagtaattatattaattataaagaaTGAAGTTACTTAGTAACTATTAGTAATCAAACTGACCAATTTAGAAGTTTAAAAGAAGGGCATATTTATGCTAATAAAGTAATTGGAAGAATTATAAATAAGTAACCTATATGGACTTAAAATGAGTATGTATATGTTACCAGCTGAcaggatattttaaaagtctaGCCAGGGAAGACTCTTAACCAAACTGTTTACCAACAGCACAGAGCTTTGGAGAGAGCTTTATTTCCTAAGAACATTGACAGAACTCCCCTGGGACCCaccagcttaattttttttcacttaacattgcCATGTTCTGTATCTTcatttggaaatgaagaaatttcagaggtttttttttttttttttcacttaaaatagcaTAGATTCTGATTGCATTGTTTAGGTAGAAGTGTATAAAAAGTGGTACTTTGGTAATAAAGCTATTAAACGTCAGAATTGTTTTTcctctgacaatttttttttgtttttgtttttgagacagggtctggctctgtcactcaggctggatgaagtgcagtggcatgatctcagctcactgcaacccccacatcctgggttcaagcaattctcctgcctcagccacccgagtagctgggattacaggcacctgctaccacacctggataatttttgtatttttagtagagacaaggtttcaccatgttggccaggctggtctcaaactcctgacttcaggcaatccgcctgtcttggcctcccaaagtgctgggattacagacatgagccaccgcgcccgccctgaCAATTTGTTTTGAACTTTGCTCCTCAGTATTTTTCTGGCAACATTCTAAGTTTAAATCTGACAGTAGACTCCAGATTGTTAAGAATTAAGGAGTGATAAATGGATGGTAAGAAATTATAGACAGCCAGTAGACAGCCTTTTTGAGGAAGCATAacaacaatagaaaacaaaacaagggttTCTGTGGGGAGCAGGATAAAAGGaaggagtatgtgtgtgtatattttaaaagaagacaactGAGATGTTTCTAGGATGATGAGAAAAGGAGCTAGCAGAGGATGGATTGAAAGTACAAGAGGGAATGGAAGTATTTGGTGGAAAAAGATCAAGAGAACTGATGTGGGAAGTGATGGTGTCAGAAACACAAGAGGAATAATTAATTAGACTTAAAATAGAGAGGAATACCCAGTcctcaaaaagacaaagataagTCAATATCCATACACTTTAGCCATGGctgttttatatgtgtgtgtgtatggcagAAACCCCAGTATctggttatttttgtttatttggagatgaggtctcattatgttgcccaggctggtcttgaactcctagcctcaagcaatcctcctacctcagcctcccagaatacTGGGAGTacacactgtgcccagcctattattttagaaattatcatttttaCAGTTTAAATTTGTATTCAGTTGTCACTGAATAAATCATGGGTTTTTTTCTTCTAGGCACTAACTGTGACATCTATGACGTTTTTTATCATCGCACAAGCCCCTGAACCATATATTGTTATCACTGGATTTGAAGTCAccgttattttgtttttcatacttttataTATACTCAGACTTGATCGACTAATGAAGTGGTTATTTTGGCCTTTGCTTGTAAGTGTTCAGTTTCAtccttaaattttactttttcctaccataataagatattttaatgaactctgttttttgtttctcttaaacCCTTAAGGTAATCTCTGATAGGCTTAGGAAGGAGGAGCCCTACCCATTGCTAGTGTGCCCTGTATTGCCTTGGGAGAGGGTCTTAAGGATGCAGGGCAGCCACAGAGCATACGTTCTCTGTG of Rhinopithecus roxellana isolate Shanxi Qingling chromosome 20, ASM756505v1, whole genome shotgun sequence contains these proteins:
- the LOC104655673 gene encoding chemokine-like factor isoform X2; the encoded protein is MDNVQPKIKHRPFCFSVKGHALTVTSMTFFIIAQAPEPYIVITGFEVTVILFFILLYILRLDRLMKWLFWPLLDIINSLVTTVFMLIVSVLALIPETTPLTVGGGVFALVTAVCCLADGALIYRKLLFNPSGPYQKKPVHEKKEVL
- the LOC104655673 gene encoding chemokine-like factor isoform X3, with protein sequence MDNVQPKIKHRPFCFSVKGHVKMLRLALTVTSMTFFIIAQAPEPYIVITGFEVTVILFFILLYILRLDRLMKWLFWPLLDIINSLVTTVFMLIVSVLALIPETTPLTVGGG
- the LOC104655673 gene encoding chemokine-like factor isoform X1, producing the protein MDNVQPKIKHRPFCFSVKGHVKMLRLALTVTSMTFFIIAQAPEPYIVITGFEVTVILFFILLYILRLDRLMKWLFWPLLDIINSLVTTVFMLIVSVLALIPETTPLTVGGGVFALVTAVCCLADGALIYRKLLFNPSGPYQKKPVHEKKEVL